Part of the Arthrobacter globiformis genome is shown below.
CGGCGCACCGTGATGTCCAGGCCGCCGAACGTCTGCTGGGGGTTGCCGGCGAGGTCGGCAGCGGGGTCGGCGATGTCGTGCGCCAGCAGGATCATGCCCGCGCAGGAACCGTATACCGGGAGGCCGTCGGCGATCCGCTGCCTGAGCGGGCCGGCCAGGTCGAAGGCGCGGGCCAGTTTGTCGATGGCCGTCGATTCGCCGCCGGGGATGATGAGTCCGTCGAGTCCTTCGAGCTCCGCAGGCCGGCGGACACCCACGCCGGCGGCGCCCGCCGTCTCGACTGCCCGAAGGTGCTCACGGAAGTCGCCCTGGAGCGCCAAAACGCCGATGCGCAGGCCGGTCCCGGGTTTTTCGGGCACGCCGGCCGGGCGCGGAAGGGCGCTGGAAAGGGAATTGGTCATCTAAACAGCATAGTGTCCCGACGGCGGCCAGCCGCTCCCGCCGTCGGCCGTCCGCCACATTGCATGCCGTTGCTGGGATATATTACAGAGCATGTTTTCCCTTAGCATTCCGCTCGGCAAATTCGTTCGCCGGGTTTCCCGGCTCAGGGGCGGAGGCTCTGCATTACCCGGTCTGGTGGTCGAAAAAATCGACCCCGGCTTCATGCAG
Proteins encoded:
- the pdxT gene encoding pyridoxal 5'-phosphate synthase glutaminase subunit PdxT; this encodes MTNSLSSALPRPAGVPEKPGTGLRIGVLALQGDFREHLRAVETAGAAGVGVRRPAELEGLDGLIIPGGESTAIDKLARAFDLAGPLRQRIADGLPVYGSCAGMILLAHDIADPAADLAGNPQQTFGGLDITVRRNAFGRQRESFETDLDFRGLEFSATEHGVAPVHAVFIRGPWVERVGPGVEVLAQVEPADQEHASHAADLQGTARIVAVRSGQLLATSFHPEVTGEKRVHELFIRMIRGEA